DNA sequence from the Orcinus orca chromosome 2, mOrcOrc1.1, whole genome shotgun sequence genome:
CTTCAAGAGCATGCGTTTTGTTCAATATACATTTTGGATAGGGATATGGCCATGGACTTGGCGAGCTCTTCGTCGCGTTTTCTTTGCACTTGAGTCTGCCTGCACCAAGTGTCATACTCCGGATTCGGATAGGAGTGATCAAACACCGCGTCGTAATGTCCGTTACTGAGCCAACTGAGCCAAATGCTAGGCCTTAGGGAATCCTCTGGGCCCAAATAGTGAATCATGGTAGACACCGTGGGGCTCTCCAGCCTCCCGCCAGTAGTTAGATGTATATTCACGTTCAGCATCTGCCCCATGGCCAGAAGTTCAGGGTACCCGGCCCACGCCCCGTCCTGAGCAGCGGCGATGATAAACTCCCCCACGTCGCCCTCAATCAGGGGGCTAAAGTGGTCGAGGTGGTCGGCGATGTAGTGCACCGTCTGCTCCCGCAGCTCCCGGTGCAGGCTCTGGTCCCCGTACACCGCCTTGCTGACCGCTCGGTAGAGGCAGTTGCCGTCGGGAATGATGTGAAATCGGTACTTGCTCCTCTGCCGCAGGTACTTGTCCTGTCTCTCCACCTCGGCCAGGTACAGGGCCAGCTTCTCATCCTTGGGATCCGACCTGGAGACGATCGCCGCCTCGGCCGCGCCACCCGGGACCGCCTCGCCGCTTCGCGCCGGAGGCGCCTCGGCCTCCGGGTCGGGCCGCCGCGCCTCGTCGGCGCTGGGAGGAGGGTGGACGCGGTCGCCGGCCCTGTCCCAGCCCCGGAGGCTCCTCTCCGCAGGGCGCTCCTCGGCCCACGGGCCGGGGCCGGCTTCCGGGCTCTCCGGGGGCGGCGCGGGGCCGCGGTGCTTGGCGGCGGCCAGGGCCTGGCGGTGCTCGCTCAATCGGAAGTTTCTTTCGGGCCCCTCGCGGGCCGCGTCCACGCCGGCGGGCTCGGGGCCGTCGGGCCTCAGCAGCTCCTCCAAGAGCCAGGCCGAGGAGCCCCGCCGCGGGGGGACCGGGGCGCCGGATGGCGGAGCCAGCAGGAGGCAGCGGCCGCGCGGGGCGGCGGGCGCCGCGGCGCCGGGCTCCGGGCCGCGCAACAGGAGCCGGTCGGCGCCCAGGGCCCGCACGGTGATCTGAGCCGTGGACGTGTAgtgcggcggcagcggcggcttGCAGGACCCGCCGGGCggcccggcggcggcggccgaggcGGGGGCGGCGGCCCCAGACACCATCTCGAAGCAGGAGGAGAAGGCAGGCAtcttggcggcgggggcggcggcggcttCGCGGGGCTCGGCGGCCGCGGCCGGCTGGCACTCACCGGTATCGGGCTCCGGCGCGCCGCCGGCGGGTCCCGGGGGCTGCAGCGATACCTTGAactgggcggcggcggcggctgctgcgGCGGCGGGCGGAGCGGGGGCTGCGGCCGTGGGACCAGGGCCCCCGGCTGGGTAGTGGGTGCAGACGCTACTGTAGAGCTGCATGTCCCTGCCCGCCGCTCGGCCCCTTATAGGCGCGCCGAGCCCCGGTGAGGGGACACACCCTCCGGGCCCGGGAGAGGGGGCCGGCCGAGCGCGGTGACCCAGTGCCCCGAGAATAGCAATGACCAAAGGGCCGCCGGCGCGTCAGGAGCCGCATATAGCGCCCGGGGCCCCGCCAAATTCCTGCTGCGCCACAGCAcgcggtgggggcggggaggggacgcGCGCTCGACCCCTGCCGGCGCGCTCGGCCCGCAGACCCGGGACGCGTGCGCCCGCTGCAGCTGCTCCGGCCCGCGGCGGCCGCTGGGGACTCTCGGAGGAAGCCGCCCGCCCTGCTGGAGCACGTCCCACCGGCTAGGAGCAGCGCGCGGCTCGCTGAGGGGccagggggcggggccgcggTTGTTTACCTCAGGCCGCGCGGCCGCGTCACGTGCCCCCGCTGGAATGCGCGGCTCGTCGCGTCGCCCCATTCAACCGCCGGGGTTCGTCCTGCCCCTCCGGCTCGCCCCGCCCTGTTCGGCGACGTCATGGGCGTGGCCCGCGACGCGGGCGCGCGGGCGGGCGAGCGAGGAGCCTCGGAGCTCTCTGTACGGTGAAGGGGATCTTTGCCGCTGCCCCACCTCAGCCGCAGTTTTAGACGCCGCGCTTTTCTGGGCTGCTGCAGCGGTCGTGGCGGGATGGGCACTTCTTGGGGCGGGCTAGAATGCTGAAAGGGCGCGTTTTGGAAGAAGCTTCCGGGTTCGATATGGAGAACGGAGAGCTGCTCTGAAACCTGCACGGCCTCTGCCTGGTCATAGCACCACTGCCGTCTTTTTCATTCAGTCCCTTGGGTTGTATTGTTAACGTAGCGTGACGCCTCTCTTTCTCCCCAGCACCTTGCTGCCCTGCTAAACCGAAACCAACTTTTCTGCAGCCCTAACCCGTGACGACGAGCAAATACAAGACGGGCGAAATACCAAATGCCTAACCGAGCCTTTTGAAACTAGGGGCAGCTGCTAACCATGGGTCAGAGGCAAAGTAGAGAGGGTCGTGATGCATCGCGAATGTGTTGAAATTGAATAGAATTTTGAACATAGTTCTACCCAATTGTGTTAGTTGTCCCTGTTTGTAAAGGAAAGCCGTAATACGCACATGATCAACCGTGTACTGACTGTATAGTAGTAGGCAGCTCTTGCTATATTCTGAGCTTTGATCACATGCTAAACTAACAGGCCCTAAACGTTCAAAGGGAACCTAGGAAGCTGTCCCAccgttttactgatgaggaaatagCTTACGTTGTGGCATACGCCTCCCCCGACCCTTCCGCTGAAACGTAAATTCCATGAATGGAAGACTTAGTCTTGGAAACCAAAGGTTTGTTAGAGTCACGaaccccagcacagagcctggcacgtagTTGGAActaattaatatttactgaatgaatgaattaatggaaGAGGAGTTCCCAAGGCACTGGAGAAGCCAGAATTACGATCCCGGTCTCCTGACCTCAGCCAGGGCTTTTAATTTGCTGTGGTGGGTGTGACTGCAGGATCCCAGCAGCGTTTGCTCGGGTCACATGAACCTGTTAGGCAAATCAACTCAGAAGGAAAAACAACCAGTTAAAAGTCTAACCGTCTTTTCAGCTTCTGGTGACACCCCATTGGGAGCTTGTAGACCCCACTGGCTAACTAGAAAAGGGAAATTACTTAGATTTCATCACTGCAAATCCTAAAGCAAGAATGTGTTTTGAACAGACTGGAGTAAacacaggggggaaaaaagaaaacaagagtagGTACACAGAAGACAGGCTAGGTCTGATGTACCAAATTAGGAATGtcaaaaaaaattcaattgaGTAAATTTGATGATCTGATTGGCTTTATTAAGAGATTCGGGCTTAATTCCATCAGGCAACATCCCATCCAGCAGCTAGAAGGGTGCTTCCACCTGTTgtagaaaatggaaatttttttttataggaagAAGGGTGGGGTAAGGGCGTTAttagcaaaaaagaagaaaattatttttaggtcAGGACTTTGGTGTGGGGTGGCAGAGTGTGAGTGTTTTATCATGCAGACTGCTTCTTCCTCTGGGGAATGGAGAAGGCCTACGTGACAGGTGAGCTCAGTGGTGCCAATCAGAATAATTCCAAACCGGTtaagattacatttttaaaaaatttttcatagctatttattttttaattaatttattttggagtatagttaagttacaatgttgtgttagtttcaggtgtacagcaaagggattcagatatatagatatatatagatacatacatacatacatacatacatacatagatatactttttcagatttttttgccATCTATGATTAAGATTACATTTCAGCAGAAGGTTGAAACTGCAATTAAGTCTTGGTTTGTTGTTGTGGGACCCTTTTTGGGcctattctttatttattttttaaaacaggaacAAATATCAACAAAGATGTGAGGATTCAAAACTTTAATATACGTGAAgcctcttttttgaatttttctgtttAGTCTGTGTGGGGATGGTAGACTATACCTCAATGCATATTCACTGTGAGAGTGAGTGTCCACTCTGTATCTTGGTCTGGAAAATCTTCCTAGAGGAGATGGTACTTCAAGAGACTCAAAGCAGGGATGATTGCCAGTCTTGGAAATGGGAGTTGTTTTCTGCCCTTGGAGCGTAAGAGAAGGCAAGGCCTGCAAGTGATAGCAAAGAGATTAGGGTATGAAAGAGGGGGAGGCAAGTTCAGTTCCTTGAAGTGCTATCTGAAAAGAATTCCTAGTGATTGTCTTCTGGAAAATCATCTGTCTAGCATATTTCGGTGCCATGCAGAAAACTGGCAGAAGTTTAGAAAAATAGCCTTCTTGAATAGgctagaaaaaacagaaaatttcagcAACTAGCCACCAAAAGTTAGCAACAAGACAATCAAtaggttaaaacaaaacaaaaaggacaaGGCATTtaatcaatgaatatttattgagcaccagctTTGCTCCCAGCATGGTGCCAATTACAGGGAATTCAGACACAGATTCTGTCCTGCAGCCCAGGCAGCAGAAACCTAACCACTAAAGGCATCTTTGTAAAATAGGACCCAATCCCAGCATGTTTTTTGAAGATacgtacatgtatgtatgtatcttaGCTGcattcctttaaagaaaaaaaattcctaaccTCTTCCCCTCCtaccaaaataaaacttttaaaaatgcaaacaatttggacttccctggcagtccagtggttaagatcccaggcttccactgcagggggcacagattcgatcccttggttggggaactaaaaatCCTGCTTGCCGCatagtgcggccaaaaaaaaaaaaaaaagctaacattcattcatttagtcaccCATTAAATCATCATTTATTTACAAACCTAATATGAAAAatcatcttgaaaaagaataaagttggaagactcGTGCTTCCCAATTCCaggacttactacaaagctacagtcatcaagaccatgtggtactggcataaaggtAAACATATAGATTggtggaatagaactgagagtccagaaataaagccaTGTGTGTATGATCAATTGTCTTTGACTGGGTGCCAAGACAATTAAATGGGAGAAAGAATagtttttttaacaaatggtgctgggacaactggatatctacatacaaaagaatgaagctggaccttcaaaaaattaacttaaaatggatcaaaaaTAAGAGCTAAGATTATCAAATCCGTAGGAGAAATTTGAGGCAGAAATCTCAGTGCGCGTGGATCAGGCAATTGTTCTTAGAGGTGAcaccaaaaaagacaaacaacaaaagaaaaaaatagtaagttggacttcatcaaaactaaaaattttgTGCTTCAGAAGACAccataaagtgaaaagacaaactgAAGAATGGGAAACTATATTtacaagtcatatatctgataagggactttgaaataaaagaatgtattaaAAAGTCTTATAATTCAATAGtagaaacacaaacaacccagctTTTAAATGGACGCATGATTTgtatagacattcctccaaagaagatatacaaacagccaataagcacatgaaaaaatactcaacattGTTAGTcgctagggaaatgcaaatcaaaacctacAGTGAGATCTACCTCATACCCACTAGGACGactgaaataaaaaaagacagacacgggcttccctggtggcgcagtggttgagagtccgcctgccgatgcaggggatgcgggttcgtgccccggtccgggaagatcccacatgctgtggagcggctgggtccgtgagccatggctgctgagcctgcgcgttcggagcctgtgctccgcaacgggagaggccacagcagtgaggggcccgcgtaccgcaaaaaaaaaaaaaaaagacagacaatagcaagtgttggtgaaaatgtggagaaaatagaacccttatacattgcttgtagaattttaaaatggaactttgaaagcaatttgaaaaacaatttggtgATTCTTCAAAAGTTTacacatagaattaccatatgatctggtaATTACACTGCTAGGCATATAACCAAGAGatatgaaaatgtatgtccacacaaaaatgtatatatcagtgttcatagtagcattattcataattgccaaaaagtggaaacaacccagttttccatcaactaatgaatgggtaaacaaaatgtggtatatccacacaatgaaatactatgcagccataaaaagaatgaagtactgatacatgctgcaacatgggtgaaccttgaaaacattagtGTAAGTGaaggaaaccagacacaaaaggccacatgttgtataatttcatttgtatgaagtgtccagaataggcaaatctatagagataggaaatagattagtagttgccaggaactggggagaAGGGGGAACAGGGAGTCACTACCAATGGGAATggatttctttttggagtgatgaaaatgtttaaaattagattatggtgatgattgcacaactctgtgagtaCACTAGAAACCACTaaactgaacatttttatttttttatttatttttatttttggctgcttttggtctttgttgctgcatgggctctaggcgcacgggcttcagtagttgtggcgtacaggcttagttgctccatggcatgtgggatcttcccagataagggatcgaacccacgtcccctgcattggcaggcggattcttaaccactgcccaaACAGGGAAGtactgaacatttttaaaagaggaattttATGGCATATGAATTACATCTAAATGAAGCtgtctttgaaagaaaaaacctACTATGAGCaaggtactgtgctaagtgcttgatataaaaagataattatgtaTTATTCATAAATGTCTCAGCAGCAACACTTACTCTGTGACATTATTTCATAAATCATGGGCATCTTATGTATCTTAATGATTTTTCTAACAAATGCACAGTACTCTATATAGCACTTAAGTATAATTGTTATATGATATAAAGGAGTTGAAACTTACTGAAACCAAATCATTTATGCCCAAGTGAAAGGGATATTTGAAGAGCTGGGCTACTGAAATGCTActtgaatttataattttgttttttcttgagcTTTTTATGTAGTCATCATgatataaaaaatgattttatattcttttcaataaacatttaatgagcactaATATGCATAAAGCATATGGGAATATGTCCCAGTTTAACCATATATAGAACCaaccaaacttaaaatatataatatgtgtggGAAAGATTCCAAAAAGTGCCTGAGACACATCAGGCCCTCAGTAAATTTTCTCTGAATATTGTCAAATAAAATGGAACATAAGGAATAAAGGCAAGCAACTTGGGAAGTATTGTGTAGGTTGATATATATTCATGCTATTGAACTGACAATTTaaagtgaacaaataaataaagggcACCACCTCATGAAAACACCACAATATTCTTTCTCTAGCATATTTCCACTGCTGACATGTCGCTGGCTGGAAGTGAAATTTTCGGGAAGAAGGGAAAGCTCCTTTCAATTATTTAAACCTTATGGCTCTTCTGAAATTATATTAGTATCGCTGAAAATCCTATTATCTAAAGATCTTATAACTCCAGCAAATGTAAATCAATTGATGATAACTAGATCAGGTAATCAAGAAGTTTTTGctttttgtaggaaaaaaaatagaacgaAGAATGGAGAAAAAGCCAGAGAGTATACATAATCATTGACTCCTATATTTAGGCTTGGAAAATGTGCAGATCCTTTTGATAAATAGCCCACAGTTCCACTGGTGATTAGAATATGGTTCAAGTTGCTACCTatgcaatggcatttttcatcttGTGGATTCAGTGGACTATTGAGAGAAAGGAAGTCAGAGCTGTCATTCGCGTAGAGGTTCAGATCACATCATTTGCACAGAATCATCAGTTCCCACACACAGTGTTTGAATCATTCCAGCACGAAGGGGAGAAGCCCCACACCTGAGTTGTTTCCTGAATTCCGTTCATCAGATTTGGGATTACGTTAGGAAAGGGGTAGTTAGACCAGACACGGTTTGTTCCGTGCTCTGTTGCCTGCTTCTGGTTGCCTTAACCAGTATAATGATGAGATCTACTAATAATAACTAGTCCTGCTAGTTGCAGAGGGAGAATGAGAAATATAGCCTTTGGTCAATGATATGGTTTGAATGTTCGTATCCCCCCAGAATTCATTCGTGGAAATCCCTGCAAAGAAgatggtattaggaagtaggGGCTTGAAAAGTGCTTAAATCACAAGGGTAGAGAGCTCAGCAATGGGCTAAGTgtttataaaagaggccccagaagTCCCTAACGCCTCTCACCTTGTGAGGACAAAACAAGATtatctgcaacccagaagagggccctcaggcttccagcctccagaaccatgagaaataaatgtccgttgtttataagctacccaggctgtggtattttgttatagaagccCAAATGGATTAAGACAGCTCCTGTTTATAAAGGACTTAATATAAGGTAGGGAAAACGACACCATACACTCACCAACGTTAAATAACAATGCAGTGTATGCGGTAATCTGTTGCCAAGGGTGGTTCTGTTACAACCCAGTTGTCTGGTAGTTGTAGGCCAACATGTTAAATATCCACAATCTTCAATGTTTGCATAGTAGTTAAATAGCTGTAAGCAAATGAACATGATAGCGTGGCTTACCCCTCTTAGAGACgaatggggagggaggaggtacCTTGTCACACTGCCCTCCCTCTATATGGGTAGAAGGCCAGGCTGAGTGATACACCCTTAACGACTAAGAAGTCAATTGTAAAAATGCCCAACCATTATGTAAGTATTTTGCCAAgacttaagaaaaggaaaagatggaggGTAGACATGAAGTTACTTCACGTTTTAATAAATCAcgttttattattctttctttctttcttacattcttttttaaaatattcttttccattatagtttatcacaggatattgaatacagttccctgtgctatacagtaggaccttgttgtttatccatcctatatatactagtttgcatctgctcatcccaaactcccaatcattttccctcccccacccgcctcccccttggcaaccacaagtctgttctctatgtctgtgagtctgtttctgttttgtagacaagTTCAAtagtgccatattttagattccacatataagtgatatcatatgctatttgtctttctcttttgacttacttcagttagtgtgataatctctagttgcatccatgttgctgcaaatggcattatttcgttcttcttacggctgagtagtattccattgtatatgtatgttgTAAAAAAGTAACACGATGCAAACgtgtaaaaataaaagtgaaattccCTCCCATCCCATCTCCCCTATTTCACACTCCAGAGGGAAGCGCTGTTAACAATTTGTTTTAGATATTTCTGGAACTTTTATAAGCATATATAGATTGtatatccatatacatatgtgcCTGTAAAATTTTTTCATAGTAGGATAATACTGTGCATATTTTCTCTGCCTTATGCTTTTTCCTTAACTAGTCTAtactgagcatttttcatgtgacAATATACAGCTCTACCTCATTCTTCTAATGTctaggaaaaaaattccaaagtgtGGATGtgtgataatatatttttaatgacatttagattgttttaaCTTTGTCACTTGTCAAGCAGTGTCACAGAGAACATCTTTGCACTTACATTTGCACCTTTATATGAGAGACAATTTCTTATAAACATTTTAGAAGGTAATTCATGAGAAGGCTAACCTTCAAAACATGGGGAGGTTTTGAATGTCAGTGAATCTGATTTGTTTTGGAAATTGTTGTATcgacaaaatatattttgtaactcCAATTTTCTGTGAGACACGGAAAATAGCACTTACTGTATTTCTAAAGACTCTCTCTGTATCATATGTACACTTACAGACATGGTGCTAATAAGTAGACatttttgaatgagtgaatgaaagaatgaatggaaacaaaatgaaagaaattatactTGACCACAGCAATTGTACACGTGAGCTTCCTACTTGATTTTCCAGGAACATCTTTCTGCTTAAGAATCTCAGTCATCAAAGTTATAAAAATCACTGCTATGAAgccaatatattttttcaatataaatacagttttatgggatttttattatgaaaataatatatgctcATTACATAGAAAAATCAGAATCTTTAAACaagtgaaagagacagaaaatttaaaaaaaaaaagtccatccaCTAAAGAGACAACTCCTTAGTCAGTTATATctgtatcagtggttctcaactgaggTGGCTTGGCAAGGTCTGGAGACATATTTTGTTGTCACAACTGGAgaaactggtgtgtgtgtgttggtggctGGGCGTGGTGGTACTGCTGCttgcatctagtgggtagaggccaaggatgcttcTACGTGTCCTATAGTGTATAGGCCAGCCCTACAACAAATAATTATCTGGCCCAAATTGTCAACAGTACCAAGACTGACGAAtcctgatacacacacacacacacacacacacacacacacacacacacacacacacactatttttgACAAGAATGGGATCATACCATAGATACCATGCCGTATCTATGGTATGATGACTTAAAGAAAAGTATACTATTTTTTACTTGATATGTCAAAATATCTTT
Encoded proteins:
- the OTUD1 gene encoding OTU domain-containing protein 1, which produces MQLYSSVCTHYPAGGPGPTAAAPAPPAAAAAAAAAQFKVSLQPPGPAGGAPEPDTGECQPAAAAEPREAAAAPAAKMPAFSSCFEMVSGAAAPASAAAAGPPGGSCKPPLPPHYTSTAQITVRALGADRLLLRGPEPGAAAPAAPRGRCLLLAPPSGAPVPPRRGSSAWLLEELLRPDGPEPAGVDAAREGPERNFRLSEHRQALAAAKHRGPAPPPESPEAGPGPWAEERPAERSLRGWDRAGDRVHPPPSADEARRPDPEAEAPPARSGEAVPGGAAEAAIVSRSDPKDEKLALYLAEVERQDKYLRQRSKYRFHIIPDGNCLYRAVSKAVYGDQSLHRELREQTVHYIADHLDHFSPLIEGDVGEFIIAAAQDGAWAGYPELLAMGQMLNVNIHLTTGGRLESPTVSTMIHYLGPEDSLRPSIWLSWLSNGHYDAVFDHSYPNPEYDTWCRQTQVQRKRDEELAKSMAISLSKMYIEQNACS